One window of the Littorina saxatilis isolate snail1 unplaced genomic scaffold, US_GU_Lsax_2.0 scaffold_542, whole genome shotgun sequence genome contains the following:
- the LOC138954340 gene encoding max-binding protein MNT-like, producing the protein MPAAVPIAPPTTPLSPPAPVPATSTFPDRGTVFLARPVFPPPLQPPPVQPAAPAPVPQPQAPPAPALRVPEVARVPAQPLARDPEPLVPPPAAVLAPRRSQRIRQRLLSY; encoded by the coding sequence ATGCCTGCTGCTGTCCCCATCGCACCCCCTACGACACCCCTTTCCCCACCTGCCCCTGTCCCAGCTACCTCAACGTTCCCTGACAGAGGCACTGTCTTCCTGGCACGCCCAGTCTTTCCCCCACCCCTCCAGCCTCCTCCGGTGCAGCCAGCAGCCCCTGCACCAGTTCCTCAGCCCCAGGCACCTCCAGCCCCAGCGCTTCGTGTTCCAGAGGTAGCACGTGTCCCAGCCCAGCCTCTGGCTAGAGACCCAGAACCTCTGGTCCCTCCTCCAGCTGCTGTGCTTGCACCTCGCCGCTCACAGCGCATCAGACAAAGATTGCTTTCCTACTGA